In Hyphomicrobium denitrificans 1NES1, one DNA window encodes the following:
- a CDS encoding BON domain-containing protein, with translation MNDMQLRQLVLDELEFEPSIDSTGIGVAANGGVVTLSGHVRSYAEKVAAFQATRRVKGVRAIAQEIEVRYPGEAETSDEEIAKRVLSVLKWHAMIPEGQIRVIVQKGWVNLRGTLEWQYQKKATEDEVRKLLGVVGVTNSITVESDIQASDIKKKIEAALARNAQIEAQSIRVDVSNNRVSLEGVVDSWEDHDMVENAAWSVPGIQWVDDRLTIAS, from the coding sequence ATGAATGATATGCAGCTTCGCCAGTTGGTCCTCGACGAGCTGGAATTCGAACCGAGCATTGACTCGACGGGCATTGGCGTCGCGGCCAATGGCGGCGTTGTAACCCTTTCCGGCCATGTCCGTAGTTATGCAGAAAAGGTCGCTGCTTTTCAAGCGACGCGCCGCGTCAAGGGTGTTCGTGCGATCGCACAGGAAATCGAGGTGCGCTATCCGGGAGAAGCCGAGACTTCGGATGAGGAGATCGCAAAGAGGGTTCTGAGCGTGTTGAAATGGCACGCGATGATACCTGAAGGTCAGATCCGGGTGATAGTGCAAAAAGGTTGGGTCAACTTGCGCGGTACGCTCGAATGGCAATATCAGAAAAAGGCAACCGAAGATGAAGTCAGGAAGCTGCTCGGTGTCGTCGGCGTGACGAATTCGATAACCGTGGAATCGGATATTCAGGCTTCGGACATCAAGAAGAAAATCGAGGCGGCGCTCGCGCGGAATGCGCAGATCGAAGCGCAAAGCATTCGGGTCGACGTTTCGAATAACCGCGTCAGTCTCGAGGGAGTCGTCGATAGCTGGGAAGATCACGACATGGTCGAGAATGCCGCATGGTCCGTCCCTGGGATCCAGTGGGTCGACGATCGTCTTACGATCGCTTCGTAG
- a CDS encoding Hsp20/alpha crystallin family protein, translating into MTEPAVRLPVKSGKETPARRDWWPMDNLRRQLGDLIEDFDRGFLRSPFRGSLLDVEPFLERELTWASAPAVDIVDKDTAYEITAELPGLDENNIDVKVANGMLTIKGEKKEEKEEKKKDYYLSERRYGAFERRFSIPDGVDTNKIDASFKKGILTIMLPKTTEAKAAEKKIPVKAA; encoded by the coding sequence ATGACAGAACCCGCAGTCAGGCTTCCTGTAAAATCCGGAAAAGAGACGCCCGCACGCCGTGACTGGTGGCCGATGGATAATCTTCGCCGTCAGTTGGGCGATCTTATTGAGGATTTCGATCGCGGCTTCCTACGTTCTCCGTTCCGCGGTTCGCTTCTTGATGTCGAGCCGTTCCTGGAGCGTGAGCTTACATGGGCATCGGCACCGGCCGTTGACATCGTCGACAAAGACACAGCCTATGAAATAACCGCTGAGCTTCCGGGCCTCGACGAGAACAACATCGACGTAAAAGTCGCCAATGGCATGCTGACGATCAAGGGTGAGAAGAAGGAAGAGAAAGAAGAGAAAAAAAAGGATTATTATCTCTCCGAACGCCGATATGGCGCGTTCGAGCGTCGCTTCAGCATTCCTGACGGCGTCGATACAAACAAGATCGACGCGAGCTTCAAGAAGGGCATCTTAACCATTATGTTGCCCAAGACGACAGAAGCCAAGGCCGCGGAAAAGAAGATCCCGGTGAAAGCCGCCTGA